Proteins from one Setaria italica strain Yugu1 chromosome V, Setaria_italica_v2.0, whole genome shotgun sequence genomic window:
- the LOC105914395 gene encoding zinc finger BED domain-containing protein RICESLEEPER 2-like, translating to MNEYQVQIDQEGVGTSTYGASNSTVSAAAVLSIFKTLSATKKTSSLVKAKSELDWYLDEEPFPHDENEYFDVLGWWKVAGTHFPTLRLIARDILAIPITIVASESAFSPSGRILNEDHSCLTPQMLEALMRSQSWFRHNLKGQDDGKIDTFWSYLEDIEEEMKEEPCISTINSD from the exons ATGAATGAGTACCAAGTGCAAATTGATCAAGAAGGTGTGGGTACATCAACTTATGGGGCTTCAAACTCTACTGTTAGTGCTGCTGCTGTTCTGTCCATATTCAAAACACTTTCCGCCACTAAGAAGACCTCAAGTCTTGTTAAAGCAAAGAGTGAGTTAGATTGGTACTTGGACGAAGAACCTTTTCCTCATGATGAGAATGAGTACTTTGATGTCCTCGGTTGGTGGAAGGTGGCTGGAACTCACTTCCCTACTTTGAGGTTGATTGCTCGTGATATTTTAGCAATTCCCATAACCATAGTAGCTTCTGAATCGGCTTTTAGCCCTAGTGGGAGGATTCTAAATGAGGATCACAGCTGTCTTACTCCACAAATGTTGGAAGCTTTGATGCGCAGCCAAAGTTGGTTCCGTCACAATCTTAAAG GTCAAGATGATGGAAAGATTGACACCTTTTGGTCCTACCTTGAGGACATTGAAGAAGAAATGAAGGAAGAACCTTGCATCTCTACTATCAACTCTGATTAA